The Daphnia pulex isolate KAP4 chromosome 3, ASM2113471v1 genome includes a region encoding these proteins:
- the LOC124190350 gene encoding caseinolytic peptidase B protein homolog: MSYAVVLLDEVDKAHPDVLTVLLQLFDEGRITNGRGKTIFCKDAIFIMTSNLANDEIANHAQQLRHKAEVATKQRTQSDKEAEIPSLSLCISREFDEFNIRPIHFPTIHGFLFSYPNQER, encoded by the exons atgtcCTAC GCTGTCGTGTTACTTGATGAGGTAGACAAGGCACATCCTGATGTATTGACTGTTTTACTCCAGCTATTTGACGAA GGAAGAATTACCAACGGAAGAGGCAAAACGATATTTTGCAAAGATGCCATTTTCATTATGACTTCAAATTTAGCCAATGATGAAATCGCCAATCATGCCCAACAACTTCGTCACAAAGCTGAAGTAGCAACTAAACAACGAACACAAAGTGATAAAGAAG CCGAAATTCCTTCCCTATCTCTTTGCATATCTCGGGAATTTGACGAGTTCAATATTCGTCCAATCCATTTTCCTACCATTCATgggtttctattttcttaccCAAACCAAGAACGGTAG
- the LOC124190351 gene encoding uncharacterized protein LOC124190351 — protein MISKILVCILVPFVVLSIMFDPADAQAWNDGDGNGNSGNRNVKGTFWAEQSDAGGCEMPQADYAVTDAIALGQSQALGNLKWRQGLCSQFLRIDCGNGPIDAVVASTCNLNSDSCGVDMIGKTWRRATSNQSPGIVDCSVSLTNRNPLNGNDAICYYRPNSETTNNYFVILGVVNTGGRISSSAVAAGVTGHRNNDGWFECNGSGNPLFQSNTEVVFRYEDGSSSSFRIGNCQNGGQVQIFR, from the exons atgatttcaaaaattctcgTATGCATTCTGGTTCCTTTCGTTGTGCTGTCG ATAATGTTTGATCCAGCGGACGCACAGGCGTGGAACGACGGTGACG gaaATGGAAATTCTGGCAATCGTAATGTCAAAGGCACTTTTTGGGCGGAGCAATCTGATGCTGGCGGATGTGAAATGCCGCAAGCTGATTACGCGGTAACCGACGCGATAGCTCTTGGACAATCGCAAGCACTCGGAAACCTCAAGTGGCGTCAAGGATTGTGCAGTCAATTCTTGCGGATCGACTGCGGAAACGGACCGATTGATGCCGTTGTGGCCAGCACTTGCAACCTGAACAGCGATTCCTGCGGGGTGGACATGATCGGCAAGACCTGGCGACGAGCCACTTCGAACCAGTCGCCCGGTATCGTCGATTGCAGTGTTTCGTTGACCAACCGAAACCCTTTAAATGGAAATGATGCCATCTGCTACTACCGCCCCAATTCCGAAACTACTAATAATTACTTCGTAATCCTTGGAGTCGTTAACACCGGAGGTAGGATCAGTTCGTCAGCTGTTGCGGCTGGAGTGACAGGCCACCGGAATAACGACGGTTGGTTCGAATGTAACGGATCTGGAAACCCCCTATTTCAGAGCAATACCGAAGTTGTATTTCGTTATGAAGATGGATCGTCTTCTTCATTCCGGATCGGCAACTGTCAAAATGGAGGACAAGTACAGATATTCCGATAA
- the LOC124190352 gene encoding small conductance calcium-activated potassium channel protein-like isoform X1: MQCEFSMAAIEDEDSESEENVRPSAGRCNGGNPNALREITISATASTAKVKSDLASGAEIKSITSYSGSRTAVRPLTAMGKNRSNAGYQIGRRKKLFEKRKLISDFALVFGIFGIIVMVIESELASYGFYTKSSLYSSTLKTLISVSTVVLLGLIVTYHVFAVQIFLIQNCVDDWRIAMTWKRIIIQITLELLVCAVHPIPGELNFFWTSQDIIGLGAAKKMTRLKIVAVVYKSVVVKKRLQGDATFLGSRPTSITTVHPIATSAVF; encoded by the exons ATGCAGTGCGAGTTTTCTATGGCTGCCATTGAGGATGAGGACAGtgaaagtgaagaaaatgTAAGACCAAGTGCTGGAAGATGCAATGGAGGAAACCCTAATGCTCTTAGAGAAATCACAATCAGCGCTACTGCCTCAACTGCAAAAGTGAAAAGTGATTTAGCCAGCGGAGCTGAAATCAAGTCCATTACGTCATATTCTGGTAGTAGAACAGCTGTTAGGCCGCTTACAGCAATGGGCAAGAATAGATCAAATGCCGGCTACCAAATCGGTCGACGGAAGAAGCTCTTCGAGAAACGGAAGCTGATCAGCGATTTCGCCCTCGTTTTCGGCATATTCGGTATCATCGTCATGGTTATAGAGAGTGAACTGGCAAGCTACGGTTTCTACACCAAA tcATCGTTATATTCTTCCACCTTGAAAACGCTGATATCAGTCTCAACCGTGGTGCTTTTGGGTTTGATAGTGACTTACCATGTCTTTGCAGTCCA GATATTTCTCATACAAAATTGCGTGGATGATTGGCGGATCGCCATGACGTGGAAAcgaataattattcaaataactTTGGAATTGCTCGTCTGCGCCGTCCATCCAATTCCTGGcgaactaaattttttttggacgaGTCAGGACATCATCGGCTTGGGTGCAGCAAAGAAAATGACCCGGCTGAAGATTGTCGCAGTTGTTTATAAGTCCGTTGTGGTAAAAAAGCGTTTGCAGGGAGATGCCACATTTTTGGGCAGTAGACCAACAAGTATCACCACTGTTCACCCGATAGCCACGAGTGCAGTCTTTTGA
- the LOC124190352 gene encoding uncharacterized protein LOC124190352 isoform X2, with the protein MQNAKMKHRNLMDDLQVRNNPYNNMDDQNAANKITSEMNTHQNVLEERLSSLENKLVVLQETLAALPEEISRHLTMTQLNNSSRNLGPYFHNNQNRVIVIFFHLENADISLNRGAFGFDSDLPCLCSPDISHTKLRG; encoded by the exons ATGCAAAACGCTAAAATGAAGCATCGTAACTTGATGGACGACCTTCAAGTCCGCAACAACCCATATAACAATATGGACGACCAG AATGCCGCCAATAAAATCACTTCTGAAATGAATACACACCAAAATGTTTTGGAGGAACGACTGAGCTCACTGGAAAATAAGTTGGTAGTTCTCCAGGAAACTCTAGCAGCTCTGCCGGAAGAAATTTCGCGTCACTTGACTATGACCCAACTCAATAATTCATCTCGCAACCTTGGACCCTATTTTCATAACAACCAAAACCGTG tcATCGTTATATTCTTCCACCTTGAAAACGCTGATATCAGTCTCAACCGTGGTGCTTTTGGGTTTGATAGTGACTTACCATGTCTTTGCAGTCCA GATATTTCTCATACAAAATTGCGTGGATGA